A region from the Anaerolineae bacterium genome encodes:
- a CDS encoding alpha/beta hydrolase, translated as MPEELVCFTNEGLKLYGMLHRPSTQEPYPAVMILHGFTGQRIEPHRIFVKLARRLAEVGIAALRFDFRGSGESEGDFADVTILGEVSDAIAGLHWLADQSGIASDRLGVLGLSLGGCVAAITAGRLAERVKALTLWAAVADPMRSFRAFLELPPEQRPLRVENGYDYGGNVIGDQFLAELPQVQPLTEVAYYQGPALIIHGTQDEVVPCSDADAYEAALAGRARKHLIPGADHTFNRASWESEVITVSVEFLRSVLLSL; from the coding sequence ATGCCTGAAGAGCTCGTTTGCTTTACCAACGAGGGACTTAAGTTGTACGGGATGCTGCATCGTCCATCCACCCAGGAGCCATATCCCGCCGTAATGATCCTGCACGGGTTCACCGGACAGCGGATTGAGCCTCACCGGATCTTTGTCAAGTTGGCTCGGCGCCTAGCCGAGGTTGGGATCGCAGCCCTGCGCTTTGACTTTCGCGGCTCTGGCGAAAGCGAGGGCGATTTCGCTGATGTGACGATCCTGGGTGAAGTAAGCGATGCTATCGCCGGGCTCCATTGGCTGGCCGATCAGTCAGGGATCGCCTCCGATCGGTTAGGCGTGCTAGGGCTGAGTTTGGGCGGCTGTGTGGCTGCGATCACCGCCGGCCGTCTCGCCGAGCGGGTAAAGGCGTTGACGTTGTGGGCGGCTGTGGCTGATCCGATGCGCAGTTTCCGCGCCTTCCTAGAGCTGCCGCCGGAACAGCGACCACTGCGTGTGGAAAACGGCTACGACTACGGGGGCAACGTCATAGGTGATCAGTTCCTTGCTGAATTGCCGCAAGTTCAGCCGTTGACAGAAGTAGCCTATTATCAGGGGCCGGCGCTGATCATCCACGGCACTCAAGACGAGGTCGTGCCGTGTTCCGACGCCGATGCGTATGAGGCCGCGCTAGCCGGACGCGCTCGTAAACACCTGATCCCCGGCGCCGATCACACCTTCAACCGGGCATCATGGGAGTCAGAGGTCATCACTGTCAGCGTCGAGTTCTTGCGCAGTGTCTTGCTATCTTTGTGA
- a CDS encoding endonuclease/exonuclease/phosphatase family protein yields the protein MQVRVLTYNIHHWEGTDEKVDVARVAEVIRATAADIVALNEVYHPAPWLERNRPALSVMAEMLGMGWVFGKATEYPWQGQAGLVGYGNACLSRWPIRAYAVHRLPPIPDREPRSLLEVCVELPDGQPLTVYVTHLDHQSEAVRLVQLQAALQWTLRDRGRPHLLLGDLNALSPADFPEPEQWQGMLAFAAAEGFTLEEPKAIPRVLRAGYLDCFAQAGKGEAPTWPTASARMRIDYIFASPALASKLCYCQRWDISPAEIASDHFPVLAMFEL from the coding sequence GTGCAGGTGCGCGTTCTGACTTACAACATCCACCACTGGGAAGGGACCGACGAAAAGGTTGACGTGGCACGGGTGGCAGAGGTGATCCGCGCGACTGCTGCAGACATTGTCGCCCTAAACGAGGTGTATCATCCCGCCCCATGGCTAGAGCGAAACCGGCCGGCTTTGTCTGTGATGGCGGAGATGCTAGGGATGGGCTGGGTTTTCGGCAAGGCGACCGAATACCCCTGGCAAGGCCAGGCCGGGCTCGTCGGTTACGGCAACGCCTGCCTTAGCCGTTGGCCCATCCGGGCCTATGCGGTGCATCGCCTGCCGCCCATTCCCGACCGCGAGCCACGTAGCCTGTTGGAGGTCTGCGTGGAGCTGCCGGATGGCCAGCCTCTCACCGTTTACGTGACTCACCTGGATCACCAATCAGAAGCCGTGCGCTTGGTACAGCTTCAAGCTGCGTTACAATGGACGCTGCGAGATCGGGGACGGCCTCATCTGTTGCTGGGCGATCTGAACGCGCTATCCCCAGCCGATTTCCCAGAGCCAGAGCAATGGCAGGGGATGCTCGCGTTTGCCGCTGCAGAGGGTTTCACACTAGAGGAGCCGAAGGCCATACCGCGCGTATTGCGAGCGGGATATCTGGACTGCTTTGCCCAGGCGGGAAAAGGGGAGGCGCCGACCTGGCCAACTGCCTCGGCAAGGATGCGCATAGACTACATTTTCGCATCGCCGGCGCTGGCCTCTAAGCTGTGTTATTGTCAACGATGGGACATCTCGCCCGCCGAAATCGCCTCTGATCACTTCCCTGTACTCGCGATGTTTGAGCTTTAA
- a CDS encoding uroporphyrinogen-III decarboxylase-like protein has protein sequence MLFPSPTPDFERLRKVLLRQGEPDRVPFIELFADREIMEAVIGEPIPDPEQHDRELRELALRRTIRFWYETGYDYITVGPTLDLPRRRLFAEDTAALRRDQREWVDESAGIINSWQDFEAYPWPRPEDVDYFNLEFVSRHLPEGMKIIFLGPGGQLENIMWLMGYVPFALALKDDPALVEAVAQKVGELLVTIFSTAADMPNVGALWLGDDMGFKTGTMIAPEDLRRYVFPWQRKLSEIAHARGLPFLLHSCGNLREIMDDLIDDVKIDAKHSFEDVIQPVTEAKKMYGDRIALLGGIDVDFLCRASEDEVRAYTRRTIEACAPGGGWALGTGNSVANYIPVQNYLAMLDEGRKYGIYR, from the coding sequence ATGCTTTTCCCCTCTCCCACTCCCGATTTCGAACGCCTACGTAAGGTACTATTACGCCAAGGGGAACCGGATCGCGTGCCGTTCATCGAGCTTTTCGCCGATCGGGAGATCATGGAAGCAGTCATTGGCGAACCGATTCCAGATCCTGAGCAGCATGATCGCGAGCTGCGCGAGCTCGCCTTGCGCCGGACCATCCGCTTTTGGTATGAGACCGGGTATGACTATATTACCGTCGGTCCTACGCTGGACCTCCCCAGAAGACGGTTGTTTGCCGAGGATACGGCTGCCCTGCGGCGAGATCAGCGTGAATGGGTGGACGAGTCGGCTGGTATCATTAATAGTTGGCAGGACTTCGAGGCGTATCCCTGGCCAAGGCCTGAGGACGTTGATTACTTTAACCTGGAATTCGTCAGCCGGCATCTTCCTGAGGGGATGAAGATCATCTTCCTGGGGCCTGGAGGACAATTAGAAAACATCATGTGGCTCATGGGCTATGTTCCCTTCGCCCTAGCCTTGAAAGACGACCCGGCGCTGGTGGAAGCGGTAGCTCAAAAGGTTGGAGAGCTGTTGGTTACCATTTTCTCCACAGCCGCCGATATGCCGAATGTAGGCGCGCTCTGGCTGGGCGATGACATGGGGTTTAAAACGGGAACCATGATCGCGCCTGAGGACCTACGACGGTACGTGTTCCCCTGGCAGAGGAAGCTGTCCGAGATCGCCCACGCCCGCGGTCTGCCTTTTCTCCTTCATTCTTGTGGCAACCTTCGCGAGATCATGGATGATCTCATTGATGACGTGAAGATTGATGCCAAACACTCGTTTGAAGATGTCATTCAGCCAGTAACAGAGGCCAAGAAGATGTATGGGGATCGGATCGCCCTGCTGGGCGGGATCGATGTGGATTTCCTCTGCCGCGCTAGCGAGGACGAGGTGCGTGCCTACACTCGTCGGACCATAGAAGCCTGTGCCCCTGGGGGCGGTTGGGCCCTAGGCACAGGAAATAGCGTTGCCAACTATATCCCAGTGCAAAACTATCTGGCTATGTTGGACGAAGGACGAAAGTATGGCATATATCGTTAA
- a CDS encoding DegT/DnrJ/EryC1/StrS family aminotransferase — protein MPSQTPESEKLAIHGGTPAKRRPDPPMYPGGMMIDQEEEWEVLEVLRTRRLFRYYGPEPGPSKVDALERAFAAHMGTRHALAVTSGTAALVCGLQGISVGPGDEVIVPAYTWIASASAVLAVGGVPVIAEVDESLTLDPADVERKITPYTRAIMPVHMRGAPARMDELLAIARRYGLKVIEDTAQADGGSYRGRRLGSLGDVGCFSLQFNKIITSGEGGMVITDDEQVWKRAVMFHDVIGGLRNRFTEDEILWGINFRMPELLAAVMLAQLRRLDGLLAAMRERKRMIKAGIEAMAQRKGVRFREIVDPEGDTAIALIFFLRDAATANRVAEALQAENIGASVLYRPDRVDYHIYAHWTPILHQRTWTPTGGPWRWARREIRYTPDMCPRTLDLLSRAVHLDVSPLLTNEDVEETIEGVNRVLTALA, from the coding sequence ATGCCATCCCAAACCCCTGAATCTGAAAAGCTAGCCATTCACGGCGGCACGCCCGCCAAGCGACGGCCCGACCCGCCCATGTATCCCGGCGGCATGATGATTGATCAAGAAGAGGAATGGGAGGTGCTGGAGGTGCTCCGCACCAGGCGCCTCTTCCGCTACTACGGCCCCGAACCGGGCCCCTCCAAGGTGGACGCGCTGGAGCGGGCCTTCGCCGCCCATATGGGCACGCGCCACGCCTTAGCGGTCACCTCGGGCACGGCCGCGCTGGTCTGCGGCCTGCAAGGCATCAGCGTCGGCCCAGGTGACGAGGTAATCGTACCTGCCTACACTTGGATTGCCTCCGCCTCAGCTGTGCTGGCAGTGGGCGGCGTGCCCGTCATCGCCGAGGTAGACGAGTCGCTCACGCTCGACCCGGCCGACGTAGAGCGCAAGATCACCCCCTACACGAGGGCGATCATGCCTGTGCACATGCGCGGCGCCCCGGCCCGCATGGACGAGCTGCTGGCCATCGCCCGGCGGTATGGGCTCAAGGTGATCGAAGATACGGCCCAGGCAGATGGAGGTAGCTACCGGGGCCGTCGCTTGGGCTCGCTGGGCGACGTGGGATGCTTCAGCCTACAGTTCAACAAGATCATCACCTCCGGCGAAGGTGGGATGGTCATCACCGATGACGAACAGGTGTGGAAGCGAGCGGTGATGTTCCACGACGTGATCGGAGGGCTGCGCAACCGCTTCACCGAGGACGAGATCCTCTGGGGGATCAACTTCCGTATGCCGGAGCTTCTGGCGGCCGTCATGCTAGCGCAGTTGCGCCGGCTGGATGGGCTGTTAGCTGCCATGCGGGAGCGCAAGCGCATGATCAAAGCCGGTATAGAGGCGATGGCACAGCGCAAAGGGGTCCGGTTCCGCGAGATTGTGGACCCGGAAGGGGACACGGCCATCGCTTTAATCTTCTTCCTGCGGGATGCGGCCACAGCTAACCGCGTGGCAGAGGCGCTGCAGGCGGAGAACATCGGCGCCAGCGTCTTGTATCGCCCGGATCGAGTGGACTATCACATTTATGCGCATTGGACACCGATCCTTCATCAGCGGACGTGGACCCCCACTGGCGGCCCCTGGCGTTGGGCACGCCGGGAGATTCGATACACCCCAGACATGTGCCCGCGCACCCTCGATCTGTTGAGCCGCGCCGTGCATCTGGACGTCAGCCCGCTGTTGACGAACGAGGATGTGGAGGAGACTATAGAAGGGGTGAACCGGGTATTGACGGCGCTGGCATGA
- a CDS encoding TIGR03960 family B12-binding radical SAM protein has translation MPGLRTPEEISRTLDRVLHQVQKPARYIGGEWNSIVKDWDQTSYKIALAFPDIYELGMSNLGLMILYDIVNRQPDMLAERVYAPWVDMEAIMRREGIPLFSLETRHPLADFDIIGFSLPYEQLYTNVLNMLDLAGIPLRSADRTLEHPLIIAGGSATYNPEPMHAFIDAFVIGEGEEVLLELIRAYGEWKEAVRDQRFSSDDSDRYLRRELLRRLARIPGVYVPSFYEVSYHADGTVAEVRPVEPEAQFPIVKRIVPVLPPPVTRFIVPYIDIVHNRAAIEIQRGCTRGCRFCQAGMIYRPVRERPLDEILAAVDEMVRSCGFEEVSFLSLSSSDYTHIGELVRRVVERYGDQKLSIGLPSLRIESFSVELMEMLEKGRRRSGFTFAPEAATDRLRDVINKPIATEALLRVAEEVYSRGWTTIKLYFMIGHPTQTMEDVRAIADLSWKVMRIGRRILGGKAKVRVGVSTLVPKPHTPFQWVPMADEETIRAQLDYLQRRLCGRGFHFNWNNPRETLMEAFLSRGDRRLADVIERAWRLGAKFDAWQDQFNDAAWMQAFAEHGLDPDWYARRERSVDEVLPWDHISVGVKKEFLIEEYRHALQGAVIDDCREHCFSCGILGQFKDLRRQAADELWGCPALGRGKARQPVDIRPIPLYFNEEMSPELAATAGPRVPQRASRIRDSIQGPVFSDQHPEVSQALSLSG, from the coding sequence ATGCCTGGATTGCGCACTCCTGAAGAGATCAGCCGGACATTGGATCGCGTCCTGCATCAAGTGCAAAAACCCGCTCGCTATATCGGCGGCGAGTGGAATAGCATCGTCAAGGATTGGGATCAGACTTCGTACAAGATCGCGCTGGCCTTCCCTGATATTTACGAGCTGGGCATGTCTAACCTGGGCCTGATGATCCTCTATGACATCGTCAACCGCCAGCCGGACATGCTGGCTGAGCGCGTCTACGCGCCATGGGTGGATATGGAGGCCATCATGCGGCGCGAGGGGATCCCGCTTTTCTCCTTGGAGACGCGCCATCCCCTCGCCGATTTCGATATCATCGGCTTCAGCTTGCCTTACGAGCAGCTCTACACTAACGTGCTCAACATGCTTGACCTGGCCGGCATTCCTCTGCGCTCCGCCGACCGCACGCTAGAACACCCGCTCATTATCGCCGGCGGCAGCGCGACTTACAACCCCGAGCCGATGCACGCGTTTATAGACGCCTTCGTCATCGGCGAGGGCGAGGAAGTCTTGCTCGAGCTGATCCGGGCCTATGGAGAATGGAAGGAAGCCGTCCGTGACCAGCGCTTTTCATCAGACGATAGCGATCGCTACCTCCGACGGGAGCTGCTTCGCCGGTTAGCTCGCATCCCCGGCGTCTACGTTCCCTCGTTCTACGAGGTGTCTTACCACGCCGATGGGACCGTGGCTGAGGTGCGTCCCGTCGAGCCCGAGGCCCAGTTCCCGATCGTCAAGCGCATTGTGCCGGTGCTGCCGCCGCCAGTCACCCGTTTCATCGTGCCCTATATAGACATCGTGCACAACCGGGCGGCGATCGAGATCCAGCGCGGTTGCACGCGCGGCTGCCGCTTCTGCCAAGCCGGCATGATCTACCGCCCTGTGCGTGAGCGCCCCCTCGACGAGATCCTGGCTGCTGTAGACGAGATGGTTCGATCTTGCGGCTTTGAGGAGGTCTCCTTCCTCTCCCTGTCCTCCAGCGACTATACCCATATCGGCGAGCTGGTGCGACGGGTGGTCGAGCGTTACGGCGACCAAAAGCTCTCCATCGGTCTGCCCAGCTTGCGCATCGAATCGTTTAGCGTCGAGCTGATGGAGATGCTGGAGAAGGGGCGGCGGCGATCGGGCTTCACTTTCGCTCCCGAAGCGGCCACTGATCGGCTACGCGATGTCATCAACAAGCCTATCGCCACGGAGGCGCTGCTGCGTGTGGCCGAGGAGGTATATTCCCGCGGCTGGACCACCATCAAACTCTACTTCATGATCGGCCACCCCACGCAGACAATGGAGGACGTCCGGGCGATCGCCGATCTCTCGTGGAAAGTCATGAGGATCGGCCGGCGCATCCTCGGCGGCAAGGCGAAGGTGCGCGTCGGGGTTTCCACCCTCGTGCCCAAGCCGCATACGCCGTTCCAGTGGGTTCCTATGGCCGACGAGGAGACCATTCGCGCTCAGCTCGATTACCTGCAGCGGCGACTGTGTGGCCGCGGTTTCCACTTCAACTGGAACAACCCACGCGAGACTTTGATGGAGGCCTTTCTCAGTCGCGGCGACCGTCGGCTGGCCGATGTGATCGAGCGCGCTTGGCGGCTGGGGGCGAAGTTCGACGCTTGGCAGGACCAATTCAACGATGCCGCCTGGATGCAGGCCTTCGCCGAGCACGGGCTCGACCCCGACTGGTACGCCCGTCGTGAGCGATCGGTGGACGAGGTGCTGCCATGGGATCACATCAGCGTGGGGGTGAAGAAGGAGTTCCTGATCGAGGAGTACCGGCATGCTTTGCAAGGCGCAGTGATTGACGATTGTCGCGAGCACTGCTTCTCCTGCGGGATCTTGGGGCAGTTCAAGGACCTGCGCCGTCAGGCTGCCGACGAGCTCTGGGGATGCCCAGCTTTAGGGCGGGGAAAGGCGCGCCAGCCAGTGGATATCCGCCCCATCCCCTTGTACTTCAACGAGGAGATGTCCCCCGAGCTGGCCGCAACTGCCGGACCGCGTGTCCCGCAGCGCGCTTCTCGCATCAGAGATAGCATTCAGGGCCCTGTTTTCAGCGACCAGCATCCAGAGGTAAGTCAGGCGTTATCGCTGAGCGGCTGA
- a CDS encoding carbohydrate ABC transporter permease, giving the protein MTTTARTIPQVRAQPRPRKWTLSKLAVEFAKYSIVIVLALSYAFPLYWMVSSALKDDPQVYRIPPVLVPNPAHWNNFIDAWRADDFTLYTFNSIFRYALPSTVFTVLSSSIVAYGFSRVRWPGRDQLFYLCIATMMVPYTVTMVPLFIIFKKLGWVGTYNPMVVPALFGNAFFIFMLRQFFLTLPQELSDAARVDGASELGILFRIILPLSRPALAVVALFQFMGTWNDYLGPLIYINKYEMFPLALGIQKLRQMLSQVGNAPLAYPYLMAVSTIAAAPIILLFFFAQRTFIEGISLTGLKG; this is encoded by the coding sequence ATGACCACCACCGCCCGCACGATTCCCCAAGTGCGCGCTCAACCCCGTCCACGCAAGTGGACGCTAAGTAAGCTTGCGGTCGAGTTCGCGAAGTACAGCATCGTAATCGTGTTAGCGCTCTCGTACGCCTTTCCGCTTTACTGGATGGTGAGCTCAGCATTGAAGGACGACCCACAAGTGTATCGCATCCCGCCGGTTTTGGTGCCCAACCCCGCCCATTGGAACAACTTCATTGATGCCTGGCGGGCAGACGACTTCACGCTGTACACTTTCAACTCGATCTTCCGTTATGCCTTGCCGAGCACTGTGTTCACCGTCCTGTCGTCCTCGATCGTGGCGTATGGGTTCTCACGCGTGCGCTGGCCAGGACGAGATCAATTGTTTTACCTCTGCATCGCCACGATGATGGTCCCTTACACGGTGACGATGGTGCCCTTGTTCATCATCTTCAAGAAGCTGGGATGGGTAGGCACATATAACCCGATGGTGGTCCCGGCGTTGTTTGGGAATGCCTTTTTCATCTTCATGCTGCGGCAGTTCTTCCTCACGTTGCCTCAGGAGCTATCCGATGCCGCGCGGGTGGACGGCGCCAGCGAGCTGGGCATCTTGTTCCGGATCATTCTACCGCTGTCGAGGCCTGCCTTGGCAGTGGTAGCCCTGTTCCAGTTCATGGGCACTTGGAATGATTACCTGGGGCCGCTCATTTACATCAACAAGTACGAAATGTTTCCTTTGGCGCTGGGCATCCAGAAGCTTCGACAGATGCTCTCGCAGGTGGGCAACGCGCCGCTGGCCTACCCCTACCTAATGGCCGTGAGCACCATCGCCGCTGCGCCGATCATTCTCCTGTTCTTCTTCGCTCAGCGCACCTTTATCGAGGGGATCTCGCTCACGGGGCTCAAGGGGTGA
- a CDS encoding sugar ABC transporter permease: MTVMSWRLRRMSKSEVRSLITGLLFVSPWLLGFLLWTAYPILSSIFYSFTRYDFITEMKWIGLGNYIEIFTEDPRFWTVVYNTVYYVGISVPLGVVTAFLMANLLNTRLVGRSFFRAIFYVPSIVPAVCSAMVWLFIYNNQYGVINNTLRALGRPIIPFLSSVELAKPSLIVIHLWAQGTAVVIFLAALQDVPRSLYEAATVDGANAWHRFWYVTVPMCSPIILYNLVMGFIGGFQTFLMPYLLTGGGPMASTEFYAMHLWRNAFELFRMGKACALAWIMFVVVALLTAFLFKTSARWVFYGGER, from the coding sequence ATGACGGTCATGAGCTGGCGTCTGAGACGCATGTCGAAAAGCGAGGTCCGGAGCCTGATCACCGGGCTGCTGTTCGTGTCCCCTTGGCTCCTGGGGTTTCTCCTGTGGACAGCTTATCCCATTCTGTCTTCCATTTTTTATAGCTTTACCCGCTATGACTTCATCACCGAGATGAAGTGGATCGGCCTCGGCAATTACATCGAGATCTTCACAGAGGATCCCAGGTTCTGGACCGTCGTTTACAACACGGTGTATTATGTGGGGATCAGCGTGCCCCTCGGCGTGGTTACAGCCTTTCTCATGGCCAACCTGCTCAACACCCGGCTGGTCGGGCGTTCCTTTTTCCGGGCCATCTTCTATGTGCCATCCATCGTCCCGGCTGTCTGTTCAGCGATGGTCTGGCTGTTCATCTACAATAATCAATACGGGGTCATCAACAACACCCTTAGGGCGCTGGGGCGGCCGATTATTCCCTTTTTGTCCAGTGTGGAGCTGGCCAAGCCGAGTCTGATCGTGATCCATCTCTGGGCGCAGGGCACGGCCGTGGTGATCTTTCTGGCCGCGCTGCAGGATGTGCCGCGCTCCCTTTATGAAGCGGCTACGGTAGATGGTGCCAACGCATGGCATCGCTTCTGGTACGTAACGGTGCCCATGTGCAGCCCCATCATCCTCTATAACCTGGTGATGGGCTTCATCGGCGGCTTCCAGACGTTTTTGATGCCCTATCTGCTCACGGGCGGCGGCCCCATGGCGTCCACCGAGTTCTACGCTATGCACTTGTGGCGGAACGCTTTTGAGCTTTTCCGGATGGGCAAAGCGTGTGCCCTGGCCTGGATCATGTTCGTCGTGGTCGCTCTGTTGACGGCCTTTCTCTTCAAGACCTCTGCGCGTTGGGTATTCTACGGAGGTGAAAGATGA
- a CDS encoding substrate-binding domain-containing protein — MERKACITRRDFLKLASAVSAGALLAACAPSAPAPAQAPKGAEAPAAPAEPVTVRLWVGWPQMDKLFQDEVWYKLPEYQEICGNIKIEFKGSTGDALVTTAIAAGDPPEAASNISYAQLAIKGVFLDCQPLVDTSKYVKEEDFIPAVWNFCKFWTFKGLLGVPAFESFLDYGLNYNAELVQKAGLDPDNPPQTFGEALEWHRALTIKDEAGNLRQFGLDPYDAMGGDPDGMQVACNHKYWDEETGKFDFTNELFVEYFDITKKFYDIMGPDQIAGLRQAEGMGGWGGAYNAEAQAMIIEGYWHPGETTVQAPEVAKKNRASWAPVLDGLKGHKVQVGGGHTFAIFKDSKHPLEAFKLAEFFLTEAALEILFKEVGWIVGKKSWLAKIDPNTYPGLEFYFRSANEATDWYQLRRFPLHGFLWGQLGEVREMMYRGKISPREATEELQKRIATEWKNQGLPEV, encoded by the coding sequence ATGGAACGAAAAGCCTGCATAACCAGACGCGATTTCTTGAAGTTGGCATCCGCTGTATCGGCGGGGGCCCTGTTGGCAGCTTGTGCCCCCTCCGCCCCTGCACCTGCGCAGGCGCCTAAGGGGGCAGAAGCCCCAGCCGCGCCGGCCGAGCCCGTCACCGTCCGGCTGTGGGTCGGCTGGCCCCAGATGGACAAGCTGTTCCAAGACGAGGTTTGGTACAAGCTGCCCGAGTACCAGGAGATCTGTGGTAACATCAAGATCGAATTCAAAGGCAGTACGGGAGACGCGCTGGTGACAACGGCTATCGCAGCTGGTGACCCGCCAGAGGCTGCCTCCAACATCAGCTACGCGCAGCTGGCGATCAAGGGTGTGTTTCTGGATTGTCAACCTCTGGTAGATACCAGCAAATACGTTAAGGAAGAGGATTTCATCCCCGCCGTTTGGAATTTCTGCAAGTTCTGGACGTTCAAAGGGCTGCTGGGGGTGCCAGCATTTGAGAGCTTCCTGGACTACGGCCTGAACTACAACGCGGAGCTGGTACAAAAGGCGGGCTTGGATCCGGACAATCCGCCTCAAACCTTCGGCGAAGCGCTGGAGTGGCACCGGGCGCTCACTATCAAGGATGAAGCCGGCAATCTTAGGCAGTTCGGCCTGGATCCCTATGATGCCATGGGTGGCGATCCCGATGGCATGCAAGTCGCCTGCAATCACAAGTACTGGGACGAGGAGACCGGCAAGTTCGACTTCACCAACGAGCTCTTCGTCGAGTATTTTGACATCACCAAGAAATTCTACGACATCATGGGGCCGGATCAGATCGCTGGATTGCGTCAGGCTGAGGGGATGGGCGGCTGGGGCGGCGCATATAACGCCGAGGCACAGGCCATGATCATCGAAGGGTACTGGCATCCGGGCGAGACCACTGTGCAGGCGCCTGAGGTCGCCAAGAAAAATCGCGCTTCGTGGGCGCCAGTGCTGGACGGCTTGAAGGGGCACAAGGTGCAGGTGGGAGGCGGGCATACCTTTGCCATCTTCAAAGACTCCAAGCACCCGTTGGAGGCGTTTAAACTGGCCGAATTCTTCCTGACCGAGGCAGCGCTGGAGATATTGTTCAAGGAGGTGGGGTGGATCGTCGGCAAGAAGAGCTGGCTTGCCAAGATTGACCCCAACACTTATCCCGGGCTCGAGTTCTACTTCCGGAGCGCGAATGAAGCTACCGATTGGTATCAGTTGCGGCGTTTTCCGCTTCACGGCTTCCTGTGGGGGCAGCTCGGCGAGGTGCGAGAGATGATGTATCGTGGCAAGATCTCGCCTAGAGAAGCCACTGAAGAGCTCCAGAAACGGATCGCGACGGAGTGGAAGAACCAGGGCCTGCCCGAGGTATAG
- a CDS encoding response regulator — MTREEFLLHLRDALNHLYDPERLRRNPLAALFGVAHRFDTASALQRILTDAIQSLKPPPGEPPQSPAWQIYEPLFYRYVEQWSAEEVADQLGITTRHLRRWQHIAQEALADLLWRQFGLADKLRAEAGEVSNIEQPRPDPASLRQELTWLQEASGTSFSDLSQVLPPVLDLVQKLAERHRVRLDSVLAEGLPRASIPPVALRQILISLFSVVIPRAAGGQVSFSIRPLRWDVEARIRCPQYPAGPQPPLDDEATNLNMAGQLSELCGCSLALSADARGFDAVLTIPALEQIPVLAIDDSADTLQLLQRYTTATRYRLIGTRDPEQGLHLAEQIAPQIIVLDVMMPHVDGWEVLGRLRQHPLTSQIPIVVCTILAQRELALLLGASDFVRKPVTRAEFLRALDRQIGRTEPGPG, encoded by the coding sequence ATGACTCGGGAAGAGTTTCTGCTGCACCTGCGCGACGCGCTCAATCATCTATACGATCCGGAACGTCTGCGCCGGAATCCGCTCGCTGCCCTTTTCGGCGTGGCCCACCGCTTTGACACGGCCTCTGCCCTGCAGCGCATCCTCACCGATGCCATTCAGTCCCTCAAACCGCCGCCCGGCGAGCCTCCCCAATCCCCTGCCTGGCAGATCTACGAGCCCCTTTTCTACCGTTATGTCGAGCAATGGAGCGCTGAAGAGGTGGCCGATCAACTAGGGATCACCACCCGCCACCTACGTCGCTGGCAACACATCGCCCAGGAGGCATTGGCCGACCTGCTGTGGCGGCAGTTTGGCCTGGCCGATAAATTGAGGGCAGAGGCAGGCGAGGTATCAAATATCGAACAGCCAAGGCCGGACCCAGCGTCGCTTCGACAAGAGCTGACCTGGCTTCAAGAGGCGTCCGGTACCAGCTTCTCAGATCTCTCCCAGGTGCTTCCGCCGGTGTTGGACTTGGTTCAAAAGCTGGCCGAGCGACATCGCGTGCGGCTCGATTCGGTGTTGGCCGAGGGGCTTCCTCGAGCGAGTATTCCGCCCGTCGCCCTGCGGCAGATCCTTATCAGCCTCTTCAGCGTGGTCATCCCGCGCGCAGCGGGCGGACAGGTGAGCTTTTCCATTCGGCCGTTGCGCTGGGACGTGGAAGCGCGCATCCGGTGCCCGCAATATCCAGCCGGCCCCCAGCCGCCGTTGGACGACGAGGCCACTAACCTGAATATGGCCGGACAACTGTCCGAGCTCTGTGGGTGTTCCCTGGCGCTATCTGCCGACGCGCGGGGGTTTGATGCCGTGTTGACCATCCCGGCTTTGGAACAGATCCCCGTTCTGGCGATTGATGACAGCGCGGACACGCTGCAATTGCTGCAACGCTACACTACGGCTACTCGTTATCGCCTGATAGGCACGCGTGACCCAGAGCAGGGGTTACATCTGGCGGAGCAGATCGCTCCGCAGATCATCGTCCTCGATGTGATGATGCCGCATGTGGACGGCTGGGAAGTGCTGGGGCGGTTGCGACAGCATCCCCTTACCAGCCAGATCCCGATCGTGGTGTGCACAATACTGGCGCAACGAGAGCTTGCCCTGCTCCTGGGGGCCAGCGATTTCGTGCGCAAGCCAGTCACACGAGCTGAGTTTCTGCGCGCGCTCGATCGCCAGATCGGGCGGACGGAGCCAGGGCCTGGCTGA